One Candidatus Alcyoniella australis genomic window, GCCATGATCGAGGCGCTGTCGGGGTTGGAGAGGAAGTCCATCGACGCCTCGATCGAGAGGTCGATGTAATGCTGCACGCGCTCGGGCTTGAGCAGCACCTGCGAACGCCGCGATTGGGCCGCCACGAGCTGTTGCCAGCGTTTGAGCCGACCCAGAAGCATCATCGAGTTGAAAATCTGTTTATTGACCTTGAACGGAAACAACGTGCGACGCAGTGCTTTCTGCATCAGCTCGTCCTGCTCCGCAAACGAGCGCCGCGCAAGAACGCGCGCCTTGCTCCAGACCTCAGGGCCCAGGTAGCTCTCGAAGCGCGTCTCCCAATAAGTGTGACGCATCGCATGGTGACGATAGCTGATGATCAGTTTGTTCGGGATATAGTAGCTGTGCGCGATGGCGTCCGATGCCA contains:
- a CDS encoding zinc dependent phospholipase C family protein, translating into NLGMFAPYVAKVISRHRAEFLYGIVAADITMGKNFARSIHHCHAWSVAKAMHAEALSEASHSFCYGYQAHLASDAIAHSYYIPNKLIISYRHHAMRHTYWETRFESYLGPEVWSKARVLARRSFAEQDELMQKALRRTLFPFKVNKQIFNSMMLLGRLKRWQQLVAAQSRRSQVLLKPERVQHYIDLSIEASMDFLSNPDSASIMAMDPTGREAIRAARSIRRNLRWLDRRGLLKVQILDEIALEFTPPKLGPLIENIERFPMLAV